The Oncorhynchus nerka isolate Pitt River unplaced genomic scaffold, Oner_Uvic_2.0 unplaced_scaffold_9494, whole genome shotgun sequence region TGAGGTGTTTTTCTGTTTCCTGCCTGCTCTGCTGAGGTGTTTCTGTTTCCCTGCCTGCTCTGCTGAGGTGTTTTTCAGCCCTGCCTGCTCTGCAGAGGTGTGTTTCTGTTTCCTGCCTGCTCTGCTGAGTTGAGTTTGTTTCCTGCCTGCTCTGCTGAGGTGTTTTTCTGTTTCCTGCCTGCTCTGCTGAGGTGTGTTTCTGTTTCCCTGCCTGCTCTGCTGAGGTGTTTCTGTTTCCCTGCCTGCTCTGCTGAGGTGTTTTTCTGTTTCCGCTCCGCTCTGCCGAGGTGTGTTTCTGTTTCCTGCCTGCTCTGCCGAGGTGTGTTTCTGTTTCCTGCCTGCTCTGTTGAGGTGTTTTTCTGTTTCCTGCCTGCTCTGCTGAGGTGTGTTTCTGTTTCCCTGCCAGCTCTGCCGAGGTGTGTTTCTGTTTCCCTGCCTGCTCTGCTGAGGTGTGTTTCTGTTTCCCTGCCTGCTCTGCTGAGGTGTTTTTCTGTTTCCCTGCCTGCTCTGCTGAGGTGTTTTTCTGTTTCCCTGCCTGCTCTGCTGAGGTGTGTTTCTGTTTCCCTGCCTGCTCTGCTGAGGTGTGTTTCTGTTTCCCTGCCTGCTCTGCTGAGGTGTGTTTCTGTTTCCCTGCCTGCTCTGCTGAGGTGTATTTCTGTTTCCCTGCCTGCTCTGCTGAGGTGTGTTTCTGTTTCCCTGCCTGCTCTGCTGAGGTGTGTTTCTGTTTCCCTGCCTGCTCTGCAGAGGTGTGTTTCTGTTTCCCTGCCTGCTCTGCAGAGGTGTGTTTCTGTTTCCCTGCCTGCTCTGCTGAGGTGTGTTTCTGTTTCCCTGCCTGCTCTGCTGAGGTGTTTTTCTGTTTCCCTGCCTGCTCTGCTGAGGTGTTTTCTGTTTCCTGCCTGCTCTTGAGGTGTGTTTCTGTTTCCTGCCTGCTCTGCTGAGGTGTATTTCTGTTTCCCTGCCTGTTCTGCCTAGGTGTGTTTCTGTTTCCCTGCCTGCTCTGCTGAGGTATTTCTGTTTCCGTCTGCTCTGCTGAGGTGTGTTTCTGTCGTGTCCTGCTCTGCTGAGGTGTGTTTCTATTTCCGTCTGCGTGCTCTGctgagtgtgtgtttctgtttcccctgcctaactctgctgtgtgtttctgtttccctGCCTGCTCATGAGGTGTGTTTTCTGTTTCCCTGCACCTGCTCTGCTGAGGTGTTTTCTGTTTCCCTGCCTGCTCTGCTGAGTGTGTTTCTGTTTCCCTGCCTGCTCTGCTGAGGTGTGTTTCTGTTCCCTGCCTGCTCTGTTGAGGTGTTTTCTGTTTCGCCTGCTCTGCTGAGGTGTGTTTCTGTTTCCCTGCCAGCTCTG contains the following coding sequences:
- the LOC135565952 gene encoding uncharacterized protein LOC135565952, with amino-acid sequence QAGKQKHTSAEQAGKQKYTSAEQAGKQKHTSAEQAGKQKNTSAEQAGKQKHTLAEQAGNRNTLCRAGRKQKHTSAEQAGKQKLHLSRAGRETEKNTSAEQAGKQKHTSAEQAGKQKNTPAEQAGKQKHTLSRAGRETETHLNRAGRKQKHTSAEQAGNRNTPQQSRQGNRNTPAELAGKQKHTSAEQAKQKTPQQSRQGTETHLSRAGRETETHSAEQAGKQKTPQQSRCRETENTPHEQAGKQKHTAELGRGNRNTHSAEHADGNRNTPQQSRTRQKHTSAEQTETEIPQQSRQGNRNTPRQNRQGNRNTPQQSRQETETHLKSRQETENTSAEQAGKQKNTSAEQAGKQKHTSAEQAGKQKHTSAEQAGKQKHTSAEQAGKQKHTSAEQAGKQKHTSAEQAGKQKYTSAEQAGKQKHTSAEQAGKQKHTSAEQAGKQKHTSAEQAGKQKNTSAEQAGKQKNTSAEQAGKQKHTSAEQAGKQKHTSAELAGKQKHTSAEQ